The Desulfovibrio sp. G11 region TGTCCAGCTTCTACTTGATTAGGTAGTTGGTAATCCTCCAAATAAGAGATTACCAGCTACCTAAGTAACGGGATGAGATAGGTATGCTCAAAGATTTTTTTGTTGCACGCCAACCTATTTTTGACCATTCCGGTAAGCTTTGGGCCTTTGAGCTGCTTTTTCGCACTGGGCTTTCTGAACATGCGGCAATAATTGATAATCCCGATGCGGCCACCATGCTGGTAGCCTCTGGTGGATTTTTACGTGCCACATCGGGACTCCCCGACAACATCAAACTATGCATCAATTTCACTGAAAAACTGATTTTCCAGCGCTTTCCACTGGCGCTGCCTCCCCAGAAAACAGTTATCGAAATTCTGGAAAATGTCCCTGTCACTCCAAAACTGGTGGAGCGCCTCAGGGAATTAAAGGCAGAAGGTTACATGATTGCCCTTGATGATTTTGTAGGAGACCCCAGTTATAAGGATATCTTCCCGTATATTGATATTATCAAGCTTGATTGTTTGGGACACTCTGTCGCCGAGGTCATAGATATAAAAAAGCGGTTTTCAGGCACTAAATGCCACTTTCTGGCTGAAAAAGTGGAATCTGAGGCGGCATTTCTGGCATTTCGGGATCAGGGGATATCTTTTTTTCAAGGCTACTATTTTGCAAAGCCTCAGATACTACGAGGCAAGAGGTTTACGAGTTTTACGGCGGTGCGTCTCAAGCTGGCTGCTGAAATTGAAAAAGACACGCCAGATATAAGGGGCATCCTTGCTATAGTACAATCTGATGTTTCGCTCAGCTACAGGTTATTAAGATATATTAATTCCACGACTTTTTCGTTCAGTAATAAAATTACTTCCATTCGTCAGGCGTTGATCCTGCTAGGCGTAATAAAAGCAAAGTACTGGCTACGCCTCATGCTGTATGCAGACATGCTCAGCCCCGATGCCAATCCTGAAATTCTCCGTATGGCGTTGCAGCGCGCACATTTTCTGGGTGAGCTGGGCGTCGCTTCAAACTTTACCGCATCAAAAAATGAGAGTCTATTTCTTGTGGGCATGTTTTCAACCCTTGAGGCCATACTAGGCATGCCCATGAACACCCTCCTTAGAGAATTGCCCCTGAGTGATGAAATCAAGAGAGCTCTTCGGGGCGAACCCGGCATGTATGCCGACTACCTTGCCCTTGCCGTAGCCATGGAGCTTCTGGATTTTACCCGCGCAAACAAACTGGCCAGAGTGCTTTGTCTGCCAGAGAACATAGTCTCGAAGTCTTTTGAACTGGCCATAGAAAAATCCGACGCCATGATGAACCAGCTTGCTGATGTGTAGCAAGCTCACATCTTGGCTATCTGCGCTCAAACCCAACTGGTAAGTGGTATTATGATCGGGCGCGCATGAGGTACCGCACGGCCATGTTCACAGGGCGGTTTTCGTTACTGGTAGGCCCAGCGGATGACATGTCAAAAACCAAAACTGCATTGGGCGAATACGACCAACCGCTTTGGTCACGACTCCGATATATAGTATATGATTTCGCAAATACTCCAGATTTCCGTTGAACCGCACCTGCACAGAATGCTTCAAATTCTCCTCTGGTCATATTCTCACGGATACTGTCGCCTTGAATATCCCCAAGTGCTCCACTGGAGTGAGTGACCTCCCCAAAATGCTTTGAGTCTTGGGAGCCAAATCCACGCAGAAACAACCCCCTCAGATCAGGCACTTTTGGCCCTACAAGCGCAAACAGTTCCGGGTAAACTGACTGTGATATGGATTGTCCGTTACATTCCAGCCAGTTGTCCATATCGTCCGGATTCGTCGCAACTGGCCATGAAATGATGGTTCCAACCGGAACGCCGCCGGAGCCTTTGGCCTTTACAGCGACCTTTGTGGGGTCAAAGCTGGTGGAATCGGCTCCGGCGACTGGCGGCGGCAGTGTTGCAAGCAGGGGGAGAATCAGAAGACAAATAGTGAAAAATGAGCGAACCCATTGTAACATAGGAACTTCTCCTGGAGAAATGGGCTGGCCGCTCTGGCCAGCCCTTGTAACATTCTCTAGTTGACGCCGAATATCTTCCAGATCACGCCCACGGCCTGTTCAATCAGGTAGAGCTTTTCAAGAAGTGCGGCCTCATCTTTGCCTGTTGTTTCTGTTGCCGGGGATTTCAAACCGGAAAAGCTCATTGAAGAGTTCAGCTTGAAAGTCCAAGATAACGCATCGTCACGTTCAATTGTGAGCTTCAGTTTGGTGATCGAAAGCCCTGACGCAAGCCCTGCATCCGCGCTGGCTCTATCATTTTTGACAACAATCTGTACGTCCCCATCGTCATTGGTTCCGGCAAGGGTGATATGGCCAGCTTCAGAAAGCTGATAGGTAAAGTCATTGTGGGCAATCTGGAGGGATTCATTGTAAAGGCCGCGCAGTATAGCTTGCACGTCGGCCGAGGCTTCCGGCTGCTGAAGCTCCACGCCAAAAGTATTGGTCATGAGTTCTTCAAAGCTGGCCAAAAGCCCCTTGGCAGAGCAACTGACAAGCAATAAGCCAGAATGCATGTTCAGGGCCACGTCAACCAGGGCGGGGGACGGTTCAATATTTGGAAGCATCCGAAGTTTAACCAGTCCCTTCAGTTCTGCCTTTCGCTTTCGGCTGATGAACTTTTGTTCAGGGGTGCTCTCTTTTTCATTTTTCAGAGCTTCCGCGTATAGTTTTTTCAAGGCAGCCCCAGGGATGCTCCTTTTATCGCGTCGGAAAGTGAAACAAAGCCATTCCCCTTTTTCTGGAACTGACAGCGCCCAGGCCGTATCAAGCATGTCATCGATATTAGTCCAGCCCACAGCTATTTCTTCGGTTGTGAGGTCGTCAATGGGCCTAAAGGCGTGGCGTTTCAGTTTGTCGGCTGTAACAGCAGCCGGATCATTGATACGGTATACGGTCAGGTCAGTGCTTGTGCGCAAAAAGGCCATGATAGTCTCCTGGAGAATACTTATTTTGGGGTGAAATTCGGCTTGCCATCCTTCTCGAAGAAGGACGCTTTGCAGGCGGGATAACCTGAACAATTAAAGACGCTGAATACCTTTCGAGTTCGTTTGCTGATCCCCTTGAATGGGCGCAGCGGCTTACCACAATCCGGGCAGTTGAAACCAGAATCCTTGGGTTCTTCCCGTGCTGTCGGTTTGCCGGCCTGGTTATTGAAAGTGCTTTCGCAGTTCGGGCACTTAAAGAAATCATATGTTCCCGCGCCGTTTTTCTTTTTCCCCTTTAAGTGCTGAAGGGCTGTACCGCATTTTTCGCATTTGAAATCCGTCTGCTCAGGGCCGCGCTTTTGTGCGCCAGGGCGTCCATGAACGTCAGGGAAAAAAACTGGCTTCCCATCAGGGTGCAGATCCTTTCGGAAGCAACTCCAGTATGGGCCTGTTTCACTTTGGCGCTTCTGGAGAGGCTTGCTGCAGGTGGGGCAGGGAAACACCGGGCCATCAGCTCTGATAGATGTCTGTCCGGAAAGTAAAGGCTCAAGCAACCTTGGCAGCGCTTGGAGCTGGTCCGCCATGAAGGCCTCCAGGGAATCTTTGCCTTCAGCAATGCTCTGAAGACGGCTTTCCCATTTGGCCGTGGTGACTGGATCTTTGAGCCCCTGTGGGGTGAGGTCAACGACCTGGCCGGCCAGGCGTGTGGAAACCAACGCTTTGCCCTGGGGTATGAGATAGCCGCGCTTTTTAAGGGTCTCCAGGATGCCGGCACGGGTTGCTTCCGTACCTATCCCCTCATTTTCGCGTAGCGTAGCCTTGGCGGCTGCATCTTCAACAAACCTATGGATATTGGCCATGGCCTCAATAAGGCTACCTTCGGTGAATCGAGGGGGCGGGGTCGTTTTCTTTTTTTGAATGTCTACAGCAGCACAAGCCACGGCATCACCCTGAGACACTGAAGGAAGGGACTGCTCTTTTTCCTGCTGCCCGTCTTCCTCATCCTCATGCGTCACGCTCGTCCAACCAGACTCCGTTATGTGCCGGCCAGTGGCTTCCCATAGTGTATCCGCCGCCTTGACTTGAATTTTCTGGAAAACATATCTCATGGCGGGATAGAACTGGAGGATATAGGCCGTGGCAATCATTTCATACACGGCCAACTCTTCAGCGGAGAGGGTGCCGGGGAGATCCCCTGTTGGAATGATCGCGTGGTGGGCTGTGACCTTTGCCGTGTTCCAAGCACTGGATTTCATCTGCGGGTCAGCCCCATATGCGGCTTTTTCCAGCCCCGGCTGGCAAGCCAGGGCCGACAGGATATGTCCCGCGTCGTCCCATTGCTCAACCGGCAGATATGAGCAGTCTGAGCGTGGATAGGTAGTCAGCTTTTTTTCATAAAGACGTTGAGCTACATCAAGCACTTGTTGGGCGGTCATGCCCCATCGGGCTGATGCCGCTTTTTGAAGGCTGGAGAGGCAATACGGCAGGGGA contains the following coding sequences:
- the rdgC gene encoding recombination-associated protein RdgC encodes the protein MAFLRTSTDLTVYRINDPAAVTADKLKRHAFRPIDDLTTEEIAVGWTNIDDMLDTAWALSVPEKGEWLCFTFRRDKRSIPGAALKKLYAEALKNEKESTPEQKFISRKRKAELKGLVKLRMLPNIEPSPALVDVALNMHSGLLLVSCSAKGLLASFEELMTNTFGVELQQPEASADVQAILRGLYNESLQIAHNDFTYQLSEAGHITLAGTNDDGDVQIVVKNDRASADAGLASGLSITKLKLTIERDDALSWTFKLNSSMSFSGLKSPATETTGKDEAALLEKLYLIEQAVGVIWKIFGVN
- a CDS encoding EAL and HDOD domain-containing protein, whose translation is MLKDFFVARQPIFDHSGKLWAFELLFRTGLSEHAAIIDNPDAATMLVASGGFLRATSGLPDNIKLCINFTEKLIFQRFPLALPPQKTVIEILENVPVTPKLVERLRELKAEGYMIALDDFVGDPSYKDIFPYIDIIKLDCLGHSVAEVIDIKKRFSGTKCHFLAEKVESEAAFLAFRDQGISFFQGYYFAKPQILRGKRFTSFTAVRLKLAAEIEKDTPDIRGILAIVQSDVSLSYRLLRYINSTTFSFSNKITSIRQALILLGVIKAKYWLRLMLYADMLSPDANPEILRMALQRAHFLGELGVASNFTASKNESLFLVGMFSTLEAILGMPMNTLLRELPLSDEIKRALRGEPGMYADYLALAVAMELLDFTRANKLARVLCLPENIVSKSFELAIEKSDAMMNQLADV
- a CDS encoding DNA topoisomerase: MPRNTKENKQKAPPLPYCLSSLQKAASARWGMTAQQVLDVAQRLYEKKLTTYPRSDCSYLPVEQWDDAGHILSALACQPGLEKAAYGADPQMKSSAWNTAKVTAHHAIIPTGDLPGTLSAEELAVYEMIATAYILQFYPAMRYVFQKIQVKAADTLWEATGRHITESGWTSVTHEDEEDGQQEKEQSLPSVSQGDAVACAAVDIQKKKTTPPPRFTEGSLIEAMANIHRFVEDAAAKATLRENEGIGTEATRAGILETLKKRGYLIPQGKALVSTRLAGQVVDLTPQGLKDPVTTAKWESRLQSIAEGKDSLEAFMADQLQALPRLLEPLLSGQTSIRADGPVFPCPTCSKPLQKRQSETGPYWSCFRKDLHPDGKPVFFPDVHGRPGAQKRGPEQTDFKCEKCGTALQHLKGKKKNGAGTYDFFKCPNCESTFNNQAGKPTAREEPKDSGFNCPDCGKPLRPFKGISKRTRKVFSVFNCSGYPACKASFFEKDGKPNFTPK
- a CDS encoding phage tail protein, which encodes MLQWVRSFFTICLLILPLLATLPPPVAGADSTSFDPTKVAVKAKGSGGVPVGTIISWPVATNPDDMDNWLECNGQSISQSVYPELFALVGPKVPDLRGLFLRGFGSQDSKHFGEVTHSSGALGDIQGDSIRENMTRGEFEAFCAGAVQRKSGVFAKSYTIYRSRDQSGWSYSPNAVLVFDMSSAGPTSNENRPVNMAVRYLMRARS